In Stenotrophomonas sp. 610A2, one DNA window encodes the following:
- a CDS encoding type B 50S ribosomal protein L31 codes for MKADIHPDYHNVVFHDVTSDFKFLTRSTMSSKETVKWEDGEEYPLVKVEISSASHPFYTGKHKVIDTSGRIDKFQKRYAR; via the coding sequence ATGAAGGCCGATATCCATCCTGATTACCACAACGTCGTTTTCCACGACGTGACCTCTGATTTCAAGTTCCTGACCCGTTCGACCATGTCCTCCAAGGAAACGGTCAAGTGGGAAGACGGCGAAGAGTATCCGCTCGTCAAGGTTGAAATTTCCTCGGCTTCGCACCCGTTCTACACGGGCAAGCACAAGGTTATCGATACCAGCGGCCGCATCGACAAGTTCCAGAAGCGCTACGCGCGCTAA
- a CDS encoding nucleoside hydrolase, with product MSKKIPLLIDTDPGVDDALALLMAFADERHDVVALTVAAGNVGLEYTVRNALKLCEVAGREDVPVFAGTPDPLVYPAEDAAHVHGRDGFGDVDLPLAARKVEAEHAALAILRLSHEYAGELLLVALGPLTNIALALKLDPSLPQRVKRFVVMGGAITGHGNITPAAEFNIAFDPESAHIVFTSFPFIEVADWEATIAHGLLHRDVEQWLAADTDKARFYELISRQTRLWSEDSRGERWYAADALAMAWALQPEGGKVVEQRPLSIELTGTRTRGATIVDWNRQTGAADNTALLIGYDQARFEAQVRGALLGQ from the coding sequence ATGAGCAAGAAGATACCGTTGCTGATTGATACTGATCCGGGCGTGGACGATGCGCTGGCACTGCTGATGGCCTTTGCCGATGAGCGCCACGATGTGGTCGCGTTGACAGTGGCAGCGGGCAATGTCGGCCTCGAATACACCGTGCGCAACGCGCTGAAGCTGTGCGAAGTGGCTGGCCGCGAAGACGTGCCGGTGTTCGCGGGTACCCCCGATCCGCTGGTATACCCGGCAGAAGACGCCGCGCATGTGCATGGCCGCGATGGCTTCGGCGACGTCGATCTGCCGCTGGCCGCGCGCAAGGTGGAAGCCGAGCACGCCGCGTTGGCGATCCTGCGCCTGTCGCACGAGTATGCAGGCGAGTTGCTGCTGGTCGCGCTGGGCCCGCTGACCAATATCGCGCTCGCGCTGAAGCTGGATCCCAGCCTGCCGCAGCGCGTGAAGCGCTTCGTGGTGATGGGCGGCGCGATCACGGGTCACGGCAACATCACCCCGGCCGCCGAGTTCAATATCGCCTTTGATCCGGAATCGGCGCATATCGTCTTCACCTCGTTCCCGTTCATCGAAGTCGCTGACTGGGAGGCCACCATCGCCCACGGCCTGCTGCACCGTGATGTCGAACAGTGGCTAGCTGCAGATACCGACAAGGCGCGTTTCTACGAGCTGATCTCACGCCAGACCCGGCTGTGGTCGGAAGACAGCCGTGGCGAGCGCTGGTACGCCGCCGATGCGCTGGCGATGGCCTGGGCGCTGCAGCCGGAGGGCGGCAAGGTAGTTGAACAGCGCCCGCTGTCGATCGAGCTGACCGGCACCCGTACCCGAGGTGCCACCATCGTCGACTGGAACCGCCAGACCGGCGCGGCCGACAATACGGCGCTGCTGATCGGCTACGACCAGGCCCGCTTCGAGGCCCAGGTGCGCGGGGCGCTGCTGGGCCAGTAA
- the recG gene encoding ATP-dependent DNA helicase RecG yields the protein MSARRDLATLDLSTEPLSRLAGVGPRVAAKLEARGLTSLQDLWLHLPLRYEDRTTLLPIRALKAGMAAQVEGRVEAVERGFRYRPVLRVAISDDSSATLVLRFFHFRAAQVSQFAVGRRLRAYGTPRAGQNGLEIVHPSYHVLGDGEDAALGAVLDPVYPAVEGIGPASLRKLIGQALDRLPDAAALELLPPTLLAGMSLPSLRDALLTMHRPPADADIGALGAGTHPAQRRLAMEELLAHHLSLRRQRIALQQHRAPSLRGRDGLVKALRESLPFKLTGAQQRVFDEIRKDLARAHPMLRLVQGDVGSGKTVVAALAAMLAVERGKQVALAAPTELLAEQHLNNLRSWLEPLDVRVAWLAGKVTGKARTKVLEEVASGHAQVVVGTHALMQDSVVFNDLALAIVDEQHRFGVHQRLALRDKGATAGVVPHQLVMTATPIPRTLAMAAYSDLDVSAIDELPPGRTPVQTIAISAERRPELVERIRIACQQGRQVYWVCTLIEESEEDAGPGNARMDAQAAQTTFETLSAQLPELRIGLVHGRMKAAEKQAAMRAFKQAETDLLVATTVIEVGVDVPNASLMIIENAERLGLAQLHQLRGRVGRGATASSCVLMYQAPLSAMARERLETMRLTSDGFLIAEKDLELRGPGELLGTRQTGLAAFRVADLARDAGLLPTVHDLAERLLNDAPELADRIVNRWIGGAVRYASA from the coding sequence ATGTCTGCACGCCGTGACCTCGCCACCCTCGATCTGTCCACCGAACCACTGAGCCGCCTGGCCGGGGTCGGGCCACGGGTGGCAGCCAAGCTGGAAGCGCGCGGCCTGACCAGCCTGCAGGACCTGTGGCTGCACCTGCCGCTGCGTTACGAGGACCGCACCACGCTGCTGCCGATCCGCGCGCTGAAGGCCGGCATGGCCGCGCAGGTGGAGGGCAGGGTGGAGGCGGTCGAACGCGGTTTCCGCTACCGGCCGGTGCTGCGGGTGGCAATCAGTGATGATTCCAGTGCCACCCTGGTGCTGCGCTTCTTCCACTTCCGCGCCGCGCAGGTCTCGCAGTTCGCGGTAGGCCGGCGCCTGCGCGCCTATGGCACGCCACGCGCGGGTCAGAATGGGCTGGAGATCGTGCATCCCAGTTATCACGTGCTCGGCGACGGCGAAGATGCCGCGCTGGGTGCGGTGCTGGATCCGGTGTATCCGGCGGTGGAGGGCATCGGCCCGGCCAGCCTGCGCAAGCTGATCGGGCAGGCGCTGGACCGCTTGCCTGACGCTGCTGCACTGGAATTACTGCCCCCGACCTTGCTTGCCGGCATGAGTCTGCCTTCCCTGCGCGACGCTTTGCTGACCATGCACCGGCCGCCGGCCGATGCTGACATCGGTGCTCTGGGCGCGGGTACGCATCCGGCGCAGCGGCGTTTGGCGATGGAAGAGCTGCTCGCCCATCATCTCAGCCTGCGTCGCCAGCGCATCGCCCTGCAGCAGCATCGCGCGCCGTCGCTGCGCGGTCGCGATGGCCTCGTCAAAGCGCTGCGCGAATCCTTGCCGTTCAAACTCACCGGCGCGCAGCAGCGCGTATTCGATGAGATCCGCAAGGATCTGGCCCGCGCGCACCCGATGCTGCGGTTGGTGCAGGGCGACGTTGGCTCCGGCAAGACCGTGGTTGCCGCATTGGCCGCGATGCTGGCGGTGGAGCGCGGCAAACAGGTGGCGCTGGCCGCGCCGACCGAGCTGTTGGCCGAGCAGCACCTGAACAATCTGCGCAGCTGGCTGGAACCGCTGGATGTGCGCGTGGCCTGGCTGGCCGGCAAGGTCACCGGCAAGGCTCGCACCAAGGTGCTGGAAGAGGTGGCCAGTGGTCATGCGCAAGTCGTGGTCGGCACTCACGCGCTGATGCAGGACAGCGTGGTCTTCAATGACCTGGCGCTGGCCATCGTCGACGAGCAGCACCGCTTCGGCGTGCACCAGCGCCTTGCCCTGCGTGACAAGGGCGCAACTGCCGGGGTGGTGCCGCATCAGCTGGTGATGACGGCCACGCCGATTCCGCGCACCCTGGCGATGGCCGCATATTCGGACCTGGACGTATCAGCCATCGACGAACTGCCACCTGGTCGCACACCGGTGCAGACCATCGCCATCAGCGCCGAGCGCCGGCCGGAACTGGTCGAACGCATCCGCATCGCCTGCCAGCAGGGCAGGCAGGTGTACTGGGTCTGCACGCTGATCGAGGAAAGTGAAGAAGATGCTGGTCCCGGCAATGCACGCATGGATGCGCAGGCCGCGCAGACCACCTTCGAGACGCTGTCGGCGCAGCTGCCTGAGTTGCGTATCGGGCTGGTGCATGGCCGGATGAAGGCCGCCGAGAAGCAGGCGGCGATGCGTGCGTTCAAGCAGGCCGAGACCGATCTGCTGGTTGCCACCACCGTGATCGAGGTTGGCGTCGATGTACCCAATGCCTCGTTGATGATCATCGAGAACGCCGAGCGGCTTGGTCTGGCCCAGCTGCACCAGCTGCGTGGGCGGGTAGGGCGCGGTGCCACCGCATCGAGCTGCGTATTGATGTACCAGGCGCCGCTGTCGGCAATGGCGCGTGAGCGGCTGGAGACCATGCGGCTCACCTCCGATGGCTTCCTGATTGCCGAGAAGGACCTGGAGCTGCGCGGTCCCGGCGAGTTGCTGGGTACCCGCCAGACCGGCCTGGCTGCCTTCCGCGTGGCCGACCTTGCCCGTGATGCAGGCCTGCTGCCGACTGTGCACGATCTGGCCGAACGCCTGCTCAATGACGCGCCGGAGCTTGCTGATCGCATCGTCAACCGCTGGATTGGTGGCGCAGTGCGCTACGCATCGGCCTGA
- a CDS encoding TonB-dependent receptor, whose translation MAGLMVVGAVAPAMAQSATEDAATTLDRITVTAQSRQQEIQDVPIALQVVDQNLLNDVAAENLGDIDAFVPGLVIDAVQPTQPSFKLRGVETDDFGIGTDPAVGIFVDGVYGGRGGGVLLPFVDVERIEVLKGPQGTLFGRNTAAGAISLITRRPQAETEARATVRVGNYGKKYADAMWNIPTGDNSALRFNALINTSDGWFQDGATGKDLGGENVWATRAAWQTRFGDNTTAYVSWDHESLDQNGRVTTGIVALPAYPARPPVPVDPDDYLDPRKIKTYSDADNAEWRTFDGVSLIVDHALSWGNFTSTSSWRKYDSTNHTEEDGTNRFDLYVDSKNTESNETFYQEFKFSGSNERFDWVAGASYFDEDAQQTSEVNTNTEAVNNIVRNMGIAPTPDGSLFGFTSLLAQMNGIPISLVGEKWNERFNNTLGTTSYAVFGDVIWKATDRLNLTFGLRYTRDEKDFTWLNTPRNAPGLEAKLGALEALGFFQALAGMGIPITRDLLTFDMAFIDPPAMVNKGKLVRDKKSWSDWSPRFVVDYHLNDDTMVFGSLAKGYKAGGFNALQIGPAFENEDVWNLEIGIKQSFNRFSYNLSAFHYQYDNRQAIRLIDPDPNNPVDIPVYVFDTSDLEATGVDFDMRWKVTDGLTLDAAAEWIDSKYKDYVTPEGVNLDGAATGEPRFTASAGAVYLADLGGNGQLRFSLRQSYRGAVRCNAGSALQGDCGISKVLDIGEAQQRTDVRIGWTSPLQHWTWAVYANNVFDKQYVRGLNTYGRDPLGVVGATITDPRTYGLEMTVKF comes from the coding sequence ATGGCCGGGCTGATGGTGGTGGGGGCAGTTGCCCCGGCGATGGCACAGTCGGCGACGGAGGATGCTGCCACCACGCTTGATCGCATCACCGTCACCGCGCAGAGCCGGCAACAGGAAATACAGGACGTGCCGATTGCCTTGCAGGTGGTCGACCAGAACCTGCTCAACGACGTTGCCGCCGAGAACCTTGGTGACATCGATGCCTTCGTGCCGGGCCTGGTGATTGATGCGGTGCAGCCAACCCAACCTTCTTTCAAACTGCGTGGCGTGGAGACCGATGACTTCGGCATCGGTACCGATCCGGCGGTGGGCATCTTCGTCGATGGCGTCTACGGCGGACGCGGCGGCGGTGTGTTGCTGCCGTTCGTCGACGTGGAACGCATCGAGGTGCTGAAGGGACCGCAGGGCACCTTGTTCGGCCGCAATACCGCCGCCGGCGCGATCTCGCTGATAACCCGCCGGCCGCAGGCCGAGACCGAGGCGCGGGCCACCGTGCGGGTGGGCAATTACGGCAAGAAATACGCCGATGCGATGTGGAACATCCCCACCGGCGACAACTCGGCGCTGCGCTTCAATGCGCTTATCAATACCAGTGACGGTTGGTTCCAGGATGGCGCCACCGGCAAGGATCTGGGTGGCGAGAACGTCTGGGCCACACGCGCTGCCTGGCAGACCCGCTTCGGCGACAACACCACTGCCTATGTGAGCTGGGACCACGAGAGCCTGGACCAGAACGGCCGTGTCACCACCGGCATCGTCGCGCTGCCCGCCTATCCGGCGCGGCCGCCCGTGCCGGTGGATCCGGATGACTACCTGGACCCGCGCAAGATCAAGACCTACAGCGATGCTGACAACGCCGAATGGCGCACCTTCGATGGTGTCAGTCTGATCGTCGACCATGCACTGTCCTGGGGCAACTTCACCTCCACCAGTTCCTGGCGCAAGTACGACTCGACCAACCACACCGAGGAAGATGGCACCAACCGCTTCGACCTGTACGTGGACTCGAAGAACACCGAGAGCAACGAGACCTTCTACCAGGAGTTCAAGTTCTCCGGCAGCAATGAGCGCTTCGACTGGGTTGCCGGTGCCAGCTACTTCGACGAGGACGCGCAACAGACCAGCGAGGTCAATACCAATACCGAGGCGGTGAACAACATCGTGCGCAACATGGGCATCGCGCCAACGCCTGATGGCAGCCTGTTCGGTTTCACCTCGCTGCTGGCGCAGATGAACGGTATTCCGATTTCGCTGGTCGGCGAGAAGTGGAACGAACGCTTCAACAACACCTTGGGCACGACGTCCTATGCGGTGTTCGGCGATGTGATCTGGAAGGCCACCGACCGCCTCAACCTGACCTTCGGCCTGCGCTACACCCGCGACGAGAAGGACTTCACCTGGCTCAACACGCCGCGCAATGCACCGGGGCTGGAAGCCAAGCTCGGCGCGCTGGAAGCGCTCGGCTTCTTCCAGGCATTGGCCGGCATGGGCATTCCCATCACCCGCGATCTGCTGACCTTCGACATGGCCTTCATTGATCCGCCGGCGATGGTCAACAAGGGCAAGCTGGTCCGCGACAAGAAGAGCTGGAGTGACTGGAGCCCGCGCTTCGTCGTCGACTACCACCTCAACGACGACACCATGGTGTTCGGCTCGCTGGCCAAGGGCTACAAGGCAGGCGGTTTCAACGCGCTGCAGATCGGCCCGGCATTCGAGAACGAGGACGTGTGGAACCTGGAGATCGGCATCAAGCAGAGCTTCAATCGCTTCTCCTACAACCTGTCCGCCTTCCACTACCAGTACGACAACCGCCAGGCGATCCGGCTGATCGACCCGGACCCGAACAACCCGGTCGACATCCCGGTCTATGTGTTCGACACCAGCGATCTTGAAGCCACCGGCGTGGACTTCGACATGCGCTGGAAAGTCACCGACGGACTGACCTTGGACGCCGCTGCCGAGTGGATCGACTCCAAGTACAAGGACTACGTGACACCTGAAGGTGTCAATCTGGACGGTGCCGCAACCGGCGAGCCACGCTTCACCGCTTCGGCTGGCGCGGTGTATCTGGCTGACCTCGGTGGCAACGGCCAGCTGCGCTTCTCGCTGCGCCAGTCCTATCGGGGAGCGGTGCGTTGCAACGCCGGCTCGGCACTGCAGGGTGACTGCGGTATCAGCAAGGTGCTGGACATCGGCGAGGCACAGCAGCGCACCGACGTGCGCATCGGCTGGACCTCGCCCCTGCAGCACTGGACCTGGGCGGTGTACGCCAACAACGTGTTCGACAAGCAATACGTGCGCGGCCTCAACACCTACGGCCGCGACCCGCTCGGTGTAGTCGGCGCAACCATCACCGACCCCCGCACCTACGGCCTGGAGATGACCGTTAAGTTCTAG
- a CDS encoding SO2930 family diheme c-type cytochrome: MRNLMVRAIVLVGALLMLVACGKPAAVHFFEQGQPATLDEWHVLRIRDGRLSLNDGVVPYDLNTPLFSDYAHKLRTVWMPKGQAAGYQPEHAFDFPVGTILSKTFYYPLPASGAADGKSVARTPPSQSSLREESLDLSKVRLIETRLLVHRKEGWVALPYVWNQEQTAATLQRTGASVDLELVAADGSREALAYQVPDQNQCGGCHITDNRSRKLLPIGPKARNLNRDFDYLSGHDNQLAHLVKLGYLKDLPAPAQLPRAADATDPAAPLEARARAYLDVNCGHCHSRTGPAITSGLWLDAPTRDHLKLGMCKQPIAAGKGTGNRRYDIQPGDADASIIAYRMDSDDPAVMMPEVGRAVVHSEGVTLIRDWINALQTNCDTAGEGQPGNTGPPAV, encoded by the coding sequence ATGCGCAATCTGATGGTGCGGGCGATTGTGTTGGTCGGCGCCTTGCTGATGCTGGTGGCCTGCGGCAAACCGGCTGCGGTGCATTTCTTCGAGCAGGGCCAGCCAGCGACGCTGGATGAATGGCATGTGCTGCGCATCCGCGATGGCAGACTGTCGCTCAATGACGGCGTGGTGCCGTATGACCTGAACACTCCGCTGTTCAGTGATTACGCGCACAAGCTGCGCACGGTATGGATGCCGAAGGGGCAGGCCGCTGGTTACCAACCGGAGCATGCCTTCGACTTCCCGGTCGGCACCATTCTCAGCAAGACCTTCTACTATCCGCTGCCGGCGAGCGGTGCAGCCGATGGGAAGTCGGTGGCACGCACGCCACCTTCGCAGTCCTCGTTGCGTGAAGAGAGCCTGGACTTGTCCAAGGTCCGCTTGATCGAGACCCGGCTGCTGGTCCACCGCAAGGAAGGCTGGGTGGCCTTGCCCTATGTCTGGAATCAAGAGCAGACCGCAGCGACCTTGCAGCGTACCGGTGCCAGTGTTGACCTGGAACTGGTGGCTGCGGACGGCTCACGCGAAGCACTTGCGTACCAGGTGCCGGACCAGAACCAGTGCGGCGGCTGCCATATCACCGACAACCGCTCGCGCAAGCTGCTGCCGATCGGCCCCAAGGCCCGCAACCTCAATCGCGATTTCGACTACCTAAGCGGCCACGACAACCAGCTCGCTCATCTGGTCAAGCTCGGCTACCTGAAAGACCTGCCTGCACCGGCACAGCTGCCACGCGCGGCCGATGCCACTGATCCCGCCGCGCCGCTGGAGGCGCGTGCACGCGCCTATCTGGACGTGAACTGCGGTCACTGCCATAGCCGCACTGGCCCGGCCATCACCTCGGGGCTGTGGCTGGACGCACCCACCCGGGATCACCTGAAGCTGGGCATGTGCAAGCAGCCGATCGCCGCCGGCAAGGGCACCGGCAACCGGCGCTATGACATCCAGCCGGGGGATGCGGATGCCTCGATCATCGCCTACCGCATGGACAGCGATGATCCGGCGGTGATGATGCCCGAGGTCGGCCGCGCGGTTGTACACAGCGAAGGCGTGACCTTGATCCGGGATTGGATCAACGCACTGCAAACAAACTGCGACACGGCTGGCGAAGGCCAGCCTGGCAATACGGGCCCGCCGGCGGTCTGA
- a CDS encoding parallel beta-helix domain-containing protein produces the protein MQRSIIWVVSTGLAVLTAGCQKQAELAPVVAAADAAFAATLQERLLDAKPGDVIDIPAGRHQFERSLSLRADGVTIRGAGMDQTVLSFKGQKAGAEGLLVNGDNFTIENLTIEDSKGDGLKISESENITIRGVKVQWSGGPSTKNGAYGIYPVLTKNVLIENTISIGASDAGIYVGQSDGVIVRNSRAEQNVAGIEVENTRNADVYDNVATGNTGGILVFNMPGLSQQGGNIRVFNNKVIANNHENFGAKGTPVASVPAGSGIVINSNDDIEVFDNEVRDNATTNIIVSSVYSTGYKDSSASPNFDPYPERIHIHNNTLSGGGDSPDGLDLKALKVAMYGLTGSFPDVLWDGYYNKERMVDGVKLGPQICLRNVSGVVNADGPGGYKNPSKDAKPFECDLPRLPAIDLKRG, from the coding sequence ATGCAGCGCAGCATCATCTGGGTAGTTTCCACCGGCTTGGCCGTGCTGACGGCCGGTTGCCAGAAGCAGGCCGAGCTGGCACCCGTTGTGGCGGCCGCTGATGCCGCCTTCGCGGCAACGCTGCAGGAGCGCCTGCTCGATGCCAAGCCCGGTGACGTGATCGATATCCCGGCCGGTCGCCACCAGTTCGAGCGCAGCCTGAGCCTGCGAGCCGATGGCGTGACCATCCGTGGCGCCGGCATGGACCAGACTGTGCTCAGCTTCAAGGGGCAGAAGGCCGGCGCCGAAGGGCTGCTGGTCAACGGCGACAACTTCACCATCGAGAACCTCACCATCGAGGATTCCAAGGGTGATGGTCTGAAGATCAGCGAGTCGGAGAACATCACCATCCGAGGGGTAAAGGTGCAGTGGAGCGGTGGCCCCAGCACCAAGAACGGCGCCTATGGCATCTACCCGGTGCTGACCAAGAACGTGCTGATCGAGAACACCATTTCCATCGGTGCCTCCGATGCCGGCATCTATGTTGGCCAGTCCGATGGGGTGATCGTGCGCAACAGCCGTGCCGAGCAGAACGTGGCCGGCATCGAGGTCGAGAACACCCGCAATGCCGATGTGTACGACAACGTCGCCACCGGCAATACCGGCGGCATCCTGGTGTTCAACATGCCGGGTCTGTCGCAGCAGGGCGGCAATATCCGCGTGTTCAACAACAAGGTCATCGCCAACAACCACGAGAACTTCGGTGCCAAGGGCACGCCGGTGGCCAGCGTGCCGGCCGGTTCGGGCATCGTCATCAATTCCAACGATGACATCGAGGTGTTCGACAACGAGGTGCGCGACAACGCCACCACCAACATCATCGTCTCCAGCGTGTATTCCACCGGCTACAAGGACAGCAGCGCCTCGCCCAATTTCGATCCATATCCGGAGCGCATCCATATCCACAACAACACCTTGTCCGGCGGTGGTGATTCGCCCGACGGGTTGGATCTGAAGGCCTTGAAAGTGGCGATGTATGGCCTGACCGGCAGCTTCCCTGACGTGCTGTGGGATGGCTACTACAACAAGGAGCGGATGGTGGACGGGGTCAAGCTTGGCCCACAGATCTGCCTGCGCAACGTCAGCGGTGTGGTCAATGCCGATGGTCCTGGCGGTTACAAGAACCCGAGCAAGGATGCCAAGCCATTTGAATGCGATCTGCCGCGCTTGCCGGCCATCGATTTGAAGCGCGGTTGA
- a CDS encoding AraC family transcriptional regulator produces the protein MHRRISGGDRLSIANVPTNMLCGLLLLAEQRGVSSDNWFNGLQLSAAQLNDPSARISYRQAIEVIRRALPTFPIDGVGLAMGGNQNGGNFGLLGLAMKTARTFGDAVRIGLDYQRNLGPLMSLALEDGGSDSLAIVATAPDEANDLLQFLCEEMFSSIVMLGRELAGNEFSPLRLELGYPAPACIDQYQALFRCELRFNQPRHALILDQRWMQLPFASYNPVTSLQALSMCHAQLATLASRGETTAAVERQLRPRLRDNPQMSEIALALHLSERTLRRQLADEETSFSEVHDRVRTERALELLQDPELAVAAIGNQLGFNDAREFRRAFKRWTGQTPSGTRLPPN, from the coding sequence ATGCATCGCAGGATCAGCGGCGGCGACCGCCTGAGCATCGCCAACGTTCCAACCAACATGCTCTGTGGCCTGTTGTTGCTGGCCGAGCAACGCGGCGTCAGTAGCGATAACTGGTTCAACGGACTGCAGCTGAGCGCGGCGCAGCTCAATGATCCCAGTGCCCGTATTTCCTACCGGCAGGCGATCGAGGTGATACGCCGCGCCCTACCGACCTTTCCCATTGATGGCGTTGGTCTGGCCATGGGTGGCAACCAGAACGGCGGCAACTTCGGCCTGCTTGGGCTGGCGATGAAAACCGCACGCACCTTTGGTGACGCGGTACGGATCGGCCTGGATTACCAGCGCAATCTTGGCCCGCTGATGAGCCTGGCCCTGGAAGACGGCGGCAGCGACAGCCTGGCCATCGTCGCCACCGCGCCGGATGAAGCCAACGACCTGCTGCAGTTCCTCTGCGAGGAAATGTTTTCCAGCATCGTGATGCTGGGCCGCGAGCTGGCTGGCAACGAGTTCAGCCCGCTGCGGCTGGAACTGGGCTACCCGGCACCGGCCTGCATCGACCAGTACCAGGCCTTGTTCCGCTGTGAGCTGCGCTTCAACCAGCCACGCCACGCCCTGATACTGGACCAGCGCTGGATGCAACTGCCGTTTGCCAGCTACAACCCCGTGACCTCGCTGCAGGCCTTGTCGATGTGCCACGCGCAACTGGCAACACTGGCTTCGCGCGGTGAGACCACCGCTGCGGTCGAGCGCCAGTTGCGGCCACGGCTGCGCGATAACCCGCAGATGAGCGAAATCGCGCTGGCCCTGCACCTGAGCGAGCGCACCCTGCGCAGGCAACTAGCCGACGAGGAAACCAGCTTCAGCGAGGTCCACGACCGCGTGCGCACCGAGCGCGCATTGGAACTGCTGCAGGACCCCGAGCTCGCCGTTGCCGCGATCGGCAACCAGCTGGGCTTCAACGACGCGCGCGAGTTCCGCCGCGCCTTCAAGCGCTGGACCGGGCAGACCCCGAGCGGAACCCGTTTGCCGCCAAACTGA
- a CDS encoding RidA family protein yields MSRQIINTAKAPAAIGPYSQAVRAGNTVYFSGQIPLDPATGEIVAGDVTAQARRAFDNLKAVAEEAGGSLDKMVRLGLYLTDLGEFAKVNAVMQEYFQAPFPARSTIEVSGLPKGAAFEVDAIMIID; encoded by the coding sequence ATGTCCCGCCAGATCATCAACACCGCCAAGGCCCCGGCCGCCATCGGCCCGTACTCGCAGGCCGTGCGTGCCGGCAACACCGTGTATTTCTCTGGCCAGATTCCGCTGGACCCGGCGACCGGTGAAATCGTCGCTGGCGACGTCACCGCGCAGGCCCGTCGCGCCTTCGACAACCTCAAGGCCGTGGCCGAGGAAGCCGGTGGCTCGCTGGACAAGATGGTCCGCCTTGGCCTGTACCTGACCGACCTGGGCGAGTTCGCCAAGGTCAATGCGGTCATGCAGGAGTACTTCCAGGCCCCGTTCCCGGCCCGTTCGACCATCGAAGTGTCGGGCCTGCCGAAGGGCGCCGCGTTCGAAGTCGACGCGATCATGATCATCGACTGA
- a CDS encoding FABP family protein: protein MTTFPEDIYTEPTADTDTLANLGPLAPLAGIWIGERGMDVHPKADGPERQAFIEHVELQPIDAQPNGPQLFYGLRYHTRIHKPGEVETFHDQVGYWLWEPATGTVIQTLTIPRGQTAMAVGKAAPDAKRFRLRAERGSMTNGISSNPFLEHAFRTDSYEIEVTINDDGSWSYEQETMLVIPDRSAPFAHTDRNTLRRIGEPTPNPTARAA from the coding sequence ATGACGACGTTCCCGGAAGACATCTATACCGAACCCACCGCCGATACCGATACGCTGGCCAACCTGGGGCCACTGGCGCCGCTGGCCGGCATCTGGATCGGCGAGCGCGGCATGGACGTCCATCCCAAGGCGGATGGCCCCGAACGGCAGGCCTTCATTGAACACGTCGAACTGCAGCCGATCGACGCGCAGCCCAATGGCCCGCAGTTGTTCTACGGGCTGCGTTATCACACCCGCATCCACAAGCCCGGTGAAGTGGAGACCTTCCACGATCAGGTCGGCTACTGGCTGTGGGAGCCGGCGACCGGCACGGTGATCCAGACGCTGACCATCCCGCGCGGGCAGACCGCGATGGCGGTTGGCAAGGCGGCGCCCGATGCGAAGCGCTTCCGCCTGCGCGCCGAGCGTGGCTCGATGACCAATGGCATCAGCTCCAACCCGTTCCTGGAACACGCGTTCCGTACCGACAGCTACGAGATCGAGGTCACCATCAATGACGACGGCAGCTGGTCCTACGAACAGGAAACGATGCTGGTCATCCCGGACCGCAGCGCGCCGTTCGCGCATACCGACCGCAATACGCTGCGCCGGATCGGCGAGCCAACGCCCAACCCGACCGCGCGGGCTGCGTAG